The nucleotide window CACATTCTGTCCACTCCAGCATGAGTCTGAAATATTGCCGTTTCCCAACTCAGAGAAGAGCTTCAATCTTCCAGACGAGATTATTCAACAAGTAAAAGAAGGTAAAGACTCTTTTTTCAGAATCCACTATACTTACTCAAATGCTGAACTACTGGAAAGTCCATACTATCTCTCTTTCCGCCTCAAACAGGTAAACTGGTATCCGAGGACGACATGAAAGACGATTTCAAAGAAGAACGAGACCCCCCAGCCATGCATGAAGAAGGTTCTCTCTCATTCAGATACATTAGCTATGTTTCACCTCCTAtgcccccctcttcctctcctctcctctttctctctgacgtGAGTCCGTGCATCTCTTCTCCTTTGGCACACAAAGCGACATCCCTCACCCTGGTCGTTTGTGTCTCGTTTTTAAAGGTCTGAGTCCCAGTATGGCTGCTGGCCAGGATTTTGAGAGGTATGGACAGAAGGACTCTTTCGATCTGTTCCAAAACTCCAGCTTGACCCCAGTACAGACCAGCTCATAACCAGAGGCTTCTTTAGAGTGACCACCCGCCTAGTGCACAAACAAATGTGCGTCTGTATTTTTCTcagtttctctttttctctccttttaACTTTTTTTTGGTTTTGAAGACATTTTCAAGCATGGCATGTCGATTTTtgttatagttctatattgttttgttttgatgGAATTTGATGACATAAGACAGAAGATATAATTGCATGTTTCAAATGGGTGGTGATGGGAAATGGAGGCTATGATTTAGTGCTCTTGAACCGGCCTTTTCTCTCTTCTATCATCATTCCTTTTCTTAAGACTATATGAATGTCACCTGTCTGTTGAACTCCACTCTGGTCCTCTATCCACCACTGTGCCCCTGGTCTATTGTACATGATATCCTTATTGGATGTACCCAGCAAACAGTACCGCCTGACACTAGAATAACAACTGGTTTAATTTGAGTCCACCATACCCTACCAAGTCACTGTAGTAGTTaggggccgggacgataccagtatcgcaatagtatcatggcaaggaaacaaaacacaaagcggatgtaacttctttaggaaaacagcactaagctatagcacacactcttttacatacagcaggtttttaaagggcCAAAGAGTTTGTTTTtcttcgtgttttcatttttgccgtGGAAAAAATAtagtgatactggtattgtcccggcCCTAGTAGTAGCAGTCACTTGATGCCTTCCTCACTGACCTGAGAGCAGATTTCGGAACTTGGACTGAGTGATGCAGAATCTTTTAAACTGTCAATCATTTGCAAAACCTCCCTCCCCTTACCTGAAAACTCCCCCtcatcttctctttctctccttgtctctctcaggCAGCAACTCCTCGGTGAAGATGACAGAGAGGATGGGCAGCAAAGacaaggacagagaaagagaccgaGAGAAGGGTTCCGCTGAGGGCGGCCCGGGGAAGGAGGCAGCAGACAAGAGGAAGAGGAACCGTGCCACTGAGAAGGTGTTCAACTCCAGCAGCAACCCCTCCAGCCCCGGTGGAGCCAAGCGGAGAAGGACCTAGGCCAAGCCACCAGGAGGCGCCCTCCAGATATCATCCACTGCAGAGAGCAGGAGAcaccagggagaggaggagagacctggGACTGAAGAGACTCATCTGTGAAGCCtggagggaagaggggggagagaatgacaggagagtgacATTTTATGAGTAATAGATAATAGAGCTATTTGGACAATGCTGAATTTGTGGACAGGTATCCAGGATACCTCATGAATAACTTTTAAGCCCACAGAAGCTGCAATTTTAGTATGTTGTGTTTTCTCAGAACAACTAGAAGGATGTAGCATTCCCTGTTGCCACACAATCTCTGAAAACCACACCGCAAAAGCAGTGTGATGACTACAACACTGAATCGTATCGGTCATGATGATCAATATACTGTCACAGCATCTGGTATATTTGGACCATCCCATCCCACCAGTCCTCAGCTGTGCTGTGGATCAGAGGCCAGCATGACAGTTTACTAATATTGACACAATTCAAGCTGATGCATATCAATGCTTCTGCACTGACGTCAGAATAAGTGTAATGGTACTAGTGCTTGTGTTATGTGAAGTTCTCTTGTTTGGCTTTGGAGAAATGCTGGACTACTAAATCACATCAATACACTGTATGTGACTGGCTGGACGCTTGCATTAATTGATTGTCATTTTTTTTAGTTCTGAGCTGTTACAAGTGGTTATAAACAAATGTATAGAGCTACTCATGGTAGTGTACCTCGTCCACCTCTTCTAGTGACTGCCAACCAGATTGTCATTGTGCCTCCTTATATCTGTATAAACTGTAGTTGCCAGTGGTGCAAAATGTTGGTAATTTTCCTCTTCATTTTTCTACagtcattatttaatgaaattTTGTCCTTGGGGATTAT belongs to Salvelinus alpinus chromosome 28, SLU_Salpinus.1, whole genome shotgun sequence and includes:
- the LOC139557284 gene encoding MRG/MORF4L-binding protein-like isoform X2 translates to MGEAEVVPADEKQADSGISHIEDSVVWSQEVEVCLFHAMLGHKPVGVNRHFHMICIRDKFSQNIGRQVSSKVIWDHLGTMYDMSALHESEILPFPNSEKSFNLPDEIIQQVKEGKLVSEDDMKDDFKEERDPPAMHEEGLSPSMAAGQDFERYGQKDSFDLFQNSSLTPVQTSS
- the LOC139557284 gene encoding MRG/MORF4L-binding protein-like isoform X1 produces the protein MGEAEVVPADEKQADSGISHIEDSVVWSQEVEVCLFHAMLGHKPVGVNRHFHMICIRDKFSQNIGRQVSSKVIWDHLGTMYDMSALHESEILPFPNSEKSFNLPDEIIQQVKEGKLVSEDDMKDDFKEERDPPAMHEEGSNSSVKMTERMGSKDKDRERDREKGSAEGGPGKEAADKRKRNRATEKVFNSSSNPSSPGGAKRRRT